One region of Aurantimonas sp. HBX-1 genomic DNA includes:
- a CDS encoding ABC transporter permease subunit, translating to MSHIEAQEAAEGIGAEVPDREPTKSARRVMLAEFWFYFSENKGAVGGLVVFTLVVLAALFAPLIAPHSPILTNTNALLVPPAFQDGGQMTYLLGTDPVGRDILSRLIYGARYSLFIGVVVVVIAVSTGISLGLIAGYVGGWVDTVIMRVMDIILAFPSLLLALVLVAVLGPGLFNAMIAIALVLQPHFVRLTRASVMAEKQREYVTAARVVGAGPLRLMLVTILPNCLGPLIVQATLSFSNAILDAAALGFLGMGAQPPTPEWGTMLAEAREFILRAWWVVTFPGLAILITVLAINLVGDGLRDALDPKMKRS from the coding sequence ATGAGCCATATCGAAGCCCAGGAAGCCGCCGAAGGGATCGGCGCCGAGGTCCCGGATCGCGAGCCGACGAAAAGCGCCCGCCGCGTCATGCTGGCGGAGTTCTGGTTCTACTTCTCGGAGAACAAGGGCGCCGTCGGCGGCCTCGTGGTGTTCACGCTGGTCGTGCTTGCGGCCCTGTTCGCGCCGCTGATCGCCCCGCACTCGCCGATCCTGACCAACACCAACGCCCTCCTGGTGCCGCCGGCCTTCCAGGACGGCGGGCAGATGACCTACCTGCTCGGCACCGACCCGGTCGGCCGCGACATCCTCTCGCGGCTGATCTACGGCGCGCGCTACTCGCTGTTCATCGGCGTCGTGGTCGTGGTCATCGCCGTGTCGACCGGCATCTCGCTCGGCCTGATCGCCGGCTATGTCGGGGGCTGGGTCGACACGGTGATCATGCGGGTGATGGACATCATCCTCGCCTTTCCCTCGCTGCTGCTGGCGCTGGTGCTGGTGGCGGTGCTCGGACCCGGGCTGTTCAACGCGATGATCGCCATCGCGCTGGTGCTGCAGCCGCATTTCGTCCGGCTGACCCGGGCCTCGGTGATGGCCGAGAAGCAGCGCGAATATGTCACCGCCGCCCGCGTCGTCGGTGCCGGCCCGCTGCGGCTGATGCTGGTGACGATCCTGCCCAACTGCCTCGGACCGCTGATCGTCCAGGCGACGCTGTCCTTCTCCAACGCCATCCTCGACGCCGCGGCACTCGGCTTCCTCGGCATGGGCGCCCAGCCGCCGACGCCGGAATGGGGCACGATGCTCGCCGAGGCGCGCGAGTTCATCCTGCGCGCCTGGTGGGTGGTGACGTTCCCGGGCCTGGCGATCCTGATCACGGTGCTCGCCATCAATCTCGTCGGCGACGGCCTGCGCGACGCCCTCGACCCGAAGATGAAGCGAAGCTGA